The following nucleotide sequence is from Pagrus major chromosome 13, Pma_NU_1.0.
GCAAgtttggcatttaaaaaaaacaaatcataaatgCTAATGAATCATTCCAGTCTTGGCATGTTTTGATAGGAAAATTTCTGGTAAAAATGAAGCCTGTGGGCAAGCAAATGATCGACTGAAGGCGGCTGAGCTACACTAACACAGCATGACTTTCACTTTCTAGCAAGCAGTTATTATCCCATATGTAGTGAGCACATCCAAAAGCAATACAATCCTCCTTGATAAGGGATGTAACAACACTGTGTTGTAAGTAAAGCTCCTTCAGCTACTTGTGAAACTACACATAAAAGTCTTAAGTTATACTTTTGTCTGGCGAGccatttaaatatatttaggCTTCAGAGATTCAAATATCCACAGACTCAAACATACAACAATAATTATGCTAATGTGAATTCTGAATCAATGACAACGTTTTCCCTTTTCCCAAACCCTAATTAAGATAACATCCCcttcaacatgttgatgaaggttctcagtcatccaggtcatggtgattctaagtgctgtatcgtagggaactggacgtgtttcagtttcttgaagacgtttcacctctcatccaagaggcttcaaGCTAGTTAGAATTGAAAAAGCCTattggatgagaggtgaaacgtcttcaagaaactgaaacaagtccagctgcctacgatacagcacttagaatccCCTTCATCATTTACCACAGCAGCGGATTACACAACACATTTGCAATTTGAAATGAATGAGCAAATAAAATTATTACACttcaataaaatgacaaaacactAGTCTAATAAATTATGATCAATGAAAAAACATCTTCCATTTCTTAAAACTGGACTCAGTGCTATACTGTACTTAGTAAAACCCCACAGTGCAGAACCGAAGGGTCCCTGGGGTGGTGCTTTTGGGTCCACCTGCTCCTAGCTGTGGGCTGAGTTCCCAGCAGCGGGCACTGGCAGGTCCCTGTGCCAATGGTGTCTGGATATGGCAGTCACCATCCTTAAGCTGGTCCCCATCCCTCTATTTCAGCTTGTCTTCTGTGGTTCAATGTGCAATGTGGGCCAAACTCCACAAAGAAACTGGACAAAGTTAAGacaagacaaataaatacatgaataaataaatgtaatgaaatgaaaactacAACTTAAACAAAGGCTAACGGCAACACATACCTTTACTTTTGGTCTGTACTTGAGGTAGGTAGACCTGATCTGCAGgctaaaagaaaatcaacattAGATTTTAATGCAAATTATTATGTCTtaccacaacaaaacacaccTTAGCTGACTCCTGTTACTTACCTTAGAAGTATGTGCAGGTAGGATCCAAGGCCTGTGAAGATGTGCCACCAGGCATGGAACTGTGTTACTACTCCAACACCAGGGGGAAGAGTTTTTCTACTGGCTCTGAAAGACCAAAAAGTGTGGAGCCagcaaattaaattaataacaaaacaaatgtggcGTCTCCAACAGTGAGCGATTCTCCAGAGGATGCCAGAATGGAAAGGTATAACATCACCACTTTATaaatgattgattttttttatgttctttatgAAGGAAATGTTCTCATATCAAAACTTACAACATGCATCATGCATTGATAAAATTTAATAAATATGGTTTAAGTTCAATTTTGTATTCCACAGTAAATGAGCTGACACATTTCCAGGCAGTGGCATTACTAGTTTGCCTAACTTGTATTTGATGTGACAAAAAAAGCATTGATTAATGATGTATGAGGCTAATGTCACTGACTGTTGATATGAACATTTTCCTGCCAGTACTGTTAAAAACTTTCCTCTCAGAATTCCAAAATTATCTAAGTTAATACATAACAGGACCATcattatttttccaaaataCTCACCTTAATGTGTCACAGAAGATATTGTCAATGTTCCACAGTAGGAAACCTAACATGAAGACTCCTAAAGAGACGTAACACAGCGGTCTGAGCCATGGGTACACCCTAacattaagaaaacaaacaaacaaagaaaccaCAGGCAAGGCATTACTGCATTGAATATCAATGAACCACCATTCCTTTGatatgttaatgttttaatttcagGGTGTTCTTGGCAAACTTACCATGTAACAATGAAGATAGATCGCATCACCAGGCAAGCTACTAGAGCACCATACATGACCTAGAAGAAGACACAATCACTTATATCTGGCTCTGAAACAGGCAGCCTAAGCTGTACATTGTGATTAATACCAACATGGCCTTCTAACAGCCTTGCAGGATAAATGGTTTCAGCTAGTCATCTTTTATCagaattaatttgttttcctctgtccAGACTAATTGATACATTACAAAATCAATAAAGCAGTGTTAAAcctaaaaaaaactttcatacAAAATCAGGTTTATCTTCTCTGAATCACTGATTTAAATAATCAGATCAAATTGTTGAATTTAAAACTCTGTACTTGTTTAATTTGCTCCAGCAGGGACAACATTATCAGCCTCGTTGTAAACCCCCATAGAGCGGTGTGATTAGTAAACAAAGTCAACTCCAAAGAGTAAACAGATGCAGCTTTGTCACATTGTCCTTACTGTTGTTAAGCAACACACAATGTGAACTCTAAGCAGGTACAAACACTGTGCTTATCTTTAAAGGTTTGTGTTGTTACTGTACATGGTTGGTGTTGGGATTATTCTTCTGCTTGGCAGCATTAACTTTTTGATACCATAGTTGAGGATTCAACACCAAGTTAAAGGCTTAGTACtgtgttttttgaaatgttaaaacttgTTTAAACAGCAGAACactaaaatatgattaaatgtTGCAGTTTGTATACCCTCTCAGATGTGAAACACTACTTCATGTTTAACAACCAGCATGCACAAAACTGAGTGTTTTATGCTGTGCTGGCCAGCCCAATGTTTACACAAGGTAAAAATGACTTAAGGCGCACTGAGCCCTAATGGCAAACAATGAGCATTGTAACTCAGAGCACGCTTACCTGGTGAAAGACTGGCTCCTTCCACTGCAAGTATAcctgcaaaaataaatacagaaatactcAGGATGATAGGATGTTAAGCTATGCTTCATTGACAATATGATTCAAAGTAAATGATTATTGTTATACGGAAAGTGGATGCTCACCACAGTGACTGAGACACTGAAGATTAATAACAATGCAATAGGAAATAAGCTGATGGTGTTCTCTTGTTTGAAGCATTCatatctggaaaaaaaaggaaacaaatgcaaagaaaagagagaaaataatggACGATTAAATGAGTAACACAGGACCTTTTCACTCCACACccaatttgtgttttgtggccTCTCTTTTTCACTTTGATTGGAACGTGTTTCAGAGTGGCCTGGAGCTGGAGAGATGGTATTCTCCACTCAAAGCACCTGGGCTACCTGGGTTCTCTATTGTGTGTACATATTCCATTTGTAAAAAAGGACTCTAAGACACAAAGTCAGGAATCCAAGCCATTCAGCTGCACTTGCAAGACCATGACATGGATGATGAGTTCAAATGAGATGTCACCACCAGTGTGCTCACCCATGTGCTCAGATACAGGACCTATTTACAAATAAACATCAAGTACATGCACACTCATGGTGTAGATGCAAAACACCACCAAGGTTTAGCTGGCCCTGCCAGATGTAAATGGGTGGTAGGCCATTTAGTTAGCCTGTAAGGTTGCAAGGCCATCATGAGAAAGACAATGATATAACGTGGAACCTGGGTCCATTCGTCTTCTTTTTCGTCTTCTTCTAAGAGCTGTGCTCCCAGAGGCATGGTACGTTAAGCCATGTCCTGCTGCATTGCACCTGACTAACTTTCACCAAAGTAAGTGCTTGCTGCCTGCTTTACTACTTGAGGAGAGGTCATTGTCCCTGCTCCAAATAGGCTTACTTCTTTGCACAACCAATTTATGTGATCTCTTGTGAAACAAAAGGGGGAAATATGCAGTTAGTGGCACTATGTACCCCCCCATACATTCAGCATGCTGACAGGCAAGTCCAAAGTGGTCCTGCGGCTACAGTACGTCCATCCACTACAGCTATGTGCTTGGTTGGAGCTCCTACTGATACATATCAAGCCAAACTTTGGCCAGGGTGCAGTAATGACAAGCTGGGAGGCATGCCTGCCATTTCTTATGACAAGGTATGGAATATGGGAAGTGGAAAGAGATACTTGAGTTCAGTTTAGAATCAATATTTCCATTACATACAGTTGACATGACAGCAACAAGGTGATGCACTGTACTTTCTTGGAATGGATAAAGTGATCAGTAAGGGATTCACTGATTTATTTTACAGCCACAATCAcacttgtttcagtgtttgcaAGTCCTAAGTGCTTCAAGGGCAATAAATCAAAAAGGCTGAGCCACTTACAGACAGTAGACAAAGACGCATGTACTGTAAATCATTGGTAACTCGTCCAGCAActgcaaataaaaatacagacaaaacacagaatgaATCACTATAGGATTACACCGTTTCAGCATAACTTAACATCACATTAGGCAACAAAACTTTGACCTCATATTTCCATTGCAATTCCCAAAAGTCTGATGGATGCAGGAAGTTATTGAACACTTTGTTTACATATTAAGATTGCATTGTAACACTGTAGCCTACCTGCATCTCATATAGCAGCGTCATGTGGAAGCACCAGGAACCAACTCCAACAGCTGGGCGACAAACAGAAAACCCAACAAAATATTGTACAGAAAGTCAGGACATTCTCATGTGTTAGCAATTTGATTGATAGTATTAGCCGTAAATACTGTGCAAATGGAAAAGCTGTTGTCAATAACTACAATAAACAAAAGCTGAGTTTATGCTTCAGTAACATCAAGAGCCAGGTATTTTGTGGCTTCAACAGACAAACCTGCCAGTCCCAGGAAAGAGCAGACGTAGCGAAACTCAAGACCATCGCGAAACGTCTGGATGGCCCCACAAATAGGAGGAAGAATCATAATCAGGTTGCTGACAGTGTTCCCTGTtcaaaaagacagagacaaattAGAACCTGATGACTTGACCTGTGCAATATTTGAACGCCTCTGAGATTGGGTGACATGACAGCAGTGAGGGTTCAGTAGGTCAGCCGGGGTTACATGCTGTGATCATTACAACAGCATGAATGGTATCTTATAACAGAAACCTGATCCATCACTGCACTAGGAGTTCATGCACACACTTCTGCTGCTAGGTTTGCTGCCACCCTACATTAATTTTTATTGTATTGCTTATAGCTACTACAAAggactttcatttttgttgatttttgagcCTCATGTAGACAAAAGATGCCAATGGCGAATACAAACCAAGCTTTGCTTTAGTGTTGTAAACCAGACTACAGTGTCACACATGCAAAAAACAGGAACCAAATGCAGATACAGGAGCAGGCAAATTCATcacaaaaagcgagctttaatgaaaGCTGATAATAAGTCCAAAAAATTCAAAGAAGACAAGCAGACAGACCAGTAACAAAAAGCTGGCCAATGAAGGGAATgaagacaacagaaaaacaaaaacagagaacaaaccaTAAATCCAAAGTGAACACTGGGAGCACATGAGGACCGGGGAAAAGACACAGGTAAGCAGGATAACAGGCGTTACGTGAGGATGAGAACTGAACAGGATGAACTGAACGGACAGTCCAACAAAGCGTCaggggaacaacacaggcttaaatacaaataaacctaatgaggggatgaggtgcaggtggactgaggcagaggaaaaaaaaggtgaggGAAATGAACGGAAAAATACTAGAAACAGGAAAAGGGCTGATAGGCTGTAAAACACTGGAAAGAGGGAAAGGCTAATGagggagatgcagtgcaggtgtggagggaaagcaaaCTGGGGAAGAACTCAGGTAACAGGGCTGGGCTAATtaatcagactgaacacaggtgtggagggaaaatcaggctggtgaggaCTACAAGAATAAAGCAGGGACGACACGtgtataacacacacacaatgaaccAAAATGACGACTGTGTcatacagagcagcttctttcctcaagcTGTGACATTCCTCAATTcctcctcagcactccaccatgagaaatcatttttattttacgaCTCATCTAACCCTGAAAAGTCAAATTCCAACCTGGTGACAAGATAATGACaactataataaatatataaaaatagccaatcttctcgctGGTGgtctcatttatttatgtaggCCATATAGAGGCACTGGTATtgaactgagactgtttcatgaCCAGTTAAAGGCTCCCTGTAGTATGTTTAAATAGAATTGACAGCACAGGAATACTTGAATTACTGCGCATCTGTCACTTAAACTGTCAAATACTGCTAATATAGTAGTATTTGGGTTtgcattaaagcaacactaggtagtttggactcattactacccacagctggttgagaagcgcaattatctgttaccagtgtcgtaaatactgtcgctgaatgagcatccctggggaaaattAATACAtgtgaatttgttgacggagccgGCGAATCACGAAGCCTCATTTGGAAACaatcaaaaacatgaaacctcaatcgagtgccaacaacaagctagattcagagatagcagttggtagtttgttagcatataggctgcacagcacattagcatgctagaattattctcataccgtgttggttatagtgattgcaccgactaagttacttccaaaacacgacgcttgggcgtgaatgtgtttagtaacgtctgaaaatataactatgttttcgggagttactaaatacaatcgcaagttgacgttgtgtttggtgtaataactacaaccaactcgtACGACAACAataagtagcatgctaacgttaccaataacaacaatagcctaacgttacctcccgaccacactgttcaacaattacgttgattatctgcatgaactaaggaatctgcaacttttcaagacaagacgttcatagtgttttagtaagttagtcatcgtttacagtcactacatgaaaacgtgtAAGCTATCGAAgcggacagcattagattatctcccggctttaCTACGGTTATAAAgtgtggacaaatagtgccccaatgaacaccacataacaacaaatcaactcaaagtaaaagtcggtaagataataaatatgtatatatgtaatatatgacttacaaatccaaTAGCATCAAGGctcagtcttgaaacccatttcttctctcagctcgcgccaccgagtgtaagctggTCTAATATTTATCCGTATTCGGgctctgttctatcactttctctttttcttttctttgcctcctcagacaataccttcttggcttttttagctggctatggcgttggtttacgaaaaatccaagtatttaaggtcgaaaaactacctagtgttgctttaataggTACAGGTAATGGATAAATGTGGTCACAGTAAACAATGGACTTCAAtgccacttttttttatttcttcttcttcttctccttctcttttaatttttttttttctttattaaatgacacaaaataaatctagaactattttgataatcaattgaCTGCTGGTATTTTTTCAAGCAGGGCTACCTAAACCTTGACTGTTCCAGATTCTAAAAATATAAGAATTTTCTGCTTTCATTAAGCGAATTGATCTTATTGgatttttgactgttggttggacaaaataacatTGAATGTCAACTTGGGCTCAGGAATATTCTGATATGCATTTTTCAGAATAAGAAACAATTTATTGATCCCCTAAGGGGAAACTGGGTAACATTACAATTGCTCCAGTTGAAATGTCAGACTATATGACAACTACTGTATATAGATATAGGAATCAAAAAActataaaatagaaatataagaTGATATGTGCCTCATACTACACTTTAACTACTGCGTAGAATCTACAAACTGTGAATACGTATTATTACATACTGAGTAATGataatttttcagttttctcatgttttattgattaagcattaatcagttaatcattaaCAATCATATGAATAATTGCTATTTGCAGTCATAACTGCTGACAATGTATTGTAGCACTATTTTGAGGTGTGGAAATTTCACGATTATAAGATGCTTCGCGATGTGGACGTGGAAGATGCTGCATCGATGCAGACACAGCTCAActgagagtctgcagcttacgttgattgttgattgtccggcctcagctggacaatacAGTTATGTTGTTGTACGTTATATAGGAGGTATGTCaaagggaggcagagatcatctgcaaatgatacaaaaaaaaactcacagcATAGTTTCGAGACATCTCGGGGCACATGTgggattttatgaacttgctgggaagcacaAACTGGACGAGACCCACGCTGAgtgtgacttctgcctcacaacaattactaatcacGTTAGCCATTTTCTCCTGAAGCTAacatctgcagccataaataataactgttacagtaAGCCAAGCTAATCAGCCagatctgaggaggcgctgtcaactTTGCCGTCAAACTCTGAGAGAGAATACTTTATCTTGCTATCTAGCtgctatgtgaaaacaatattattgtagattacaacaaatgtgtaaggcactgcagatcggacaaatgttttgtttttctaatgtttatgtcttgaaaagatgcagcttttattttgtagactgctgtagtctgattactggaaggactttctgaataaaaggggaacttaaatgatgaaaaagtagccatgtgcagtaatatagataAATGACGATGTCATACATTAATCAAGATGCATTGAGAATCGTTTTGCATTGGAATTGTTGACAGCTGAATAATGACAGCTGAGTGATGACAGTGTGGCTGGTTTCAAAACTAAAAACAGCTGAGGAAACCTGGGGTAGTGAGGTCAAAAAGACTTCAACAACTATTGTTAAATCTGCCTCGAGCAAAACGTTTCAGCCTTATCTGTAGAAGTGGCTGCCGAacctgtgtcagtgtttgtgtatataAACCTCCCTCCCCTAGGCCATTGCTGTGTGCTTACTACGCCATTGGTACATCATCAGGCCCACAGAGAACCTGATAAAGCAGAGCTCAACGTTGATCCTGACTTTGCTCTTCTGGGTGTGGTGATGTACAAACTCAGGTGTGGGAAACAATCGGGCTTACCAGGATGTTTAGTGGGTAAAAACTAATACTGCTAACTCATATTTTCATAACCAACATGACACTTTTCCTTTATCTACCTGTCTGATAAAGTCCTTAGTgaccattttaaaatgtgtggaCTTTGCCTACTGATAATAGCACATGGCAACAGTGCAACAGCATGggagtgtttattttttcacatttcaatgACAACTGCAAACATCTGAATGTGATGGGACGCCTGTTCCCTGTGAGGGAGAGTCTTTATGAcctccctctgtgtctgcctACCATTtgctgatattttttaaaagagtgACCCTGCACAAAAGCCAACAGCAAATGAGGATTAAAACCATGATGGTGTCTCTTTTCCACACGAACAATGCCACATTCCAGCCATTGTAACCTGAATCACCGTTAAAATGCCAAAACAGTTcttctgcagctgaaaacaacTATCTTGCTAGGCCAGCGTGTGTCATTTGTGCTAACAACAGCTTCAACTGTCAGTACCCTTGATAAGCTGCATTCACACCAGTGCCAATAtcagtaatatttcagtaaaaacagTTAATACAGTATGCTGAGTACAGCAGGCCTACAACATGTAGTCTACAACTAATGGCTCGGAGTAGGACTTTGTACGGCAATAAAATTAAGTGCGTATCACTATAGTCCTCGTAGTGTGGACAAAAGGCACAGAAGATGAAAAAGTGGTAATCTCTGACCCACTTGGCTCGAGTATACCTTGGACTAACTGTTGCTTCACTTAGCAGCCTCTATGCCATTGATAACAGCAACTGGAAGGTCCTGGACATACAGTGAAACCTGCACTGCAATCAGTTTATCATCAGTTCTACAGTCAATCTACAATGACTGTGCAGGGTGTATACATCACAGCTGAAAGAGGACTGGTAGTAAAAATTGTATACATAGCCTGGTTAACCTCCAAAAGCTGAAACTGCATGcacaataatgaataaatattttttttggtgGGAATGTTTGACTAGTTTGTCTAAATGCTTTTGAAGGAAAGCAGTAAAAGCTGAAGCGTCTGCcatctgtattttctgtttaaagtCCAGCAGCTATCACCTGTGTGAACAGTTTGACACTAACAACGTTTAAATCTGAGATAACGCTTCTTGAGGAACCAGTTTTTATCTTTAGACAAAGCGACGGGTCGCCCTGTTAGTAtgaaggaaatgttttattaactttCGAATGGTGCCCGTGGATGACGAATGCACCTTGCGTAGGGAAACAGTCGAGACCAAGTCCAGAGTCGACCTGAGATGTAAATGAGTTGGTTGGTAATAAGTGTGATGTGTTTAgggtaacgttagctaacactCACTGCACTGTGCGGAATAATAGCCTACATTAAACCTATATGCAAAACAGCTCGACTCTGAGCAGGTTCACTGGCTCTGTCTCCTGTCGTCTTCCTTATTACAGCTGTGGTTGCTTTAACGCTTATGAGCTAACATTTAGCTCATACTGAGTGCCCGAGGACTCATCTGAGCCGAGCTAACATGACAACATAAATCAAGTTATTGTTACAGCCGCTGCTCCCACTTCATGTTGACGTTATTCAGGGGCGACTGTGCGTCCACAGTCCTGACCGTCCTCCCCAAAGTCCCCTCCAACGAGCCACAGTCACCATTTTAGCTCTAAACGACGCAATTGTGTTTACTTACAGAATTCCGCCATGTAAAAAGAGACGACATAATTTTCTTCACACCAGTCCAGCGTTGAGGTCGGCCGCCCCCAGTATCCTTGCCTGTCTAACGAGGGAGCCAtgatggaagaggaggaggctgtgGGTACTAGCGGATCTGTAGTCCCATCACAGCGAGAGGCTCCTCCCGCCCTCCTCCCCGCGAGCGGCGGGAAGTCCAGAAGAAGTAGTCCGCTGGTTGCTGGAGGTAACGCCCAGCCAGGTAAACAAAGGGTGCTACTCAGCTAGCGAGACTACATGTCGTTACACACTTATTAGCTCGTTCTATGGCCAGAGAATGGGTGCAATTTTGGAAcaagtatttttctttattggtctaattaaaacttaaaacattaAGTACCAACTCTTCACACTGAATACTTAATGCTATCATAatgtaagtctttttttttttttgtctttttctttgacaCTGTAATGTTTAGATAGAGCAGGGCCCTTCTCTGTCCCCTGGTGACATTCAGTGATGTAAGATCATGCATAACCACAATACCTTAATGTTAAAAAGTAATAACAGCAAGAGATAAAGGGATTCATCATGGTAGTGGCTATTGtattcatctttctttttttctctttttttttaaccctaaccctaaagcAACCCCCTTGACgatagaacacacacacactgcatacaTTACAGTATAGCAGCCCAAAGCAACCAATAAATTAAACTGTTTCAGTTCAGTACTTTATTGCCACATCAGCAATCATCTGACAGAAATGTGTcatctggcaaaaaaaaaaaaaaagaggaacactGTACAACAAGCATACAACATCACAGTCAAGATGATGACACATGCAGTACATCAGTGATAATATAACAGACTAT
It contains:
- the acer3 gene encoding alkaline ceramidase 3, coding for MAPSLDRQGYWGRPTSTLDWCEENYVVSFYMAEFWNTVSNLIMILPPICGAIQTFRDGLEFRYVCSFLGLAAVGVGSWCFHMTLLYEMQLLDELPMIYSTCVFVYCLYECFKQENTISLFPIALLLIFSVSVTVVYLQWKEPVFHQVMYGALVACLVMRSIFIVTWVYPWLRPLCYVSLGVFMLGFLLWNIDNIFCDTLRASRKTLPPGVGVVTQFHAWWHIFTGLGSYLHILLSLQIRSTYLKYRPKVKFLCGVWPTLHIEPQKTS